GCTCCTACGAAGAAAAGCGACGTCCAGATCCATCATGTCAGGAGTGACTTCGCACCTGAACCGAAGTTGAGGCGTTCGGAGACTCACCAGCCGATTGCCAGAACCGCACCGCCTGAGGCAGATGAACCTCCTCTCGAGCTTGATGAGACGATCATTCCTGTGTTTTTCGGGACTGACCGTCAAGCAACGGAGACGAGACAAGGCGACTTGAAGTTCTCAGGAGAACGTTCGAAACGAGGTGAGGTCACACTCGGAATATGCTCAGTAAGCATTCCGCCAATGCACAGACTTGGAAAGCTCGAAAGGCCAGCTTGGTGGAAGTTCTGGACGAGTGCGCGTCGTGGAGAACACGTCGTCCTGCTGAGCACGACTTCATTGGGGGCAGCAACGTTCTTCAAGGAATTGAAGAAGGCGGTCCACCAGCCAAAGAGTGCTTTTGTATTTATTCACGGCTATAACGTTGCGTTTGACACGGCGGCGATGCGTACCGCCCAGCTTGCACTCGATTTGCAATTTCCAGGTGCTCCGATCATGTTCAGCTGGCCCTCCAAGGGTGGAGTGGCCAACTATCCGTCCGACGAGGGATCGAACGAGTGGGCTAGACCACATTTGAAGCAGTTCCTAAACCAGCTACGGAATCGAGCTGACGCCGATCAAATTCATCTGATTGCCCATAGCATGGGCAGTCGGGCTCTACTGTCAGTCCTTCAAGAGCTTAGCGGCGGACCCAAGTTCGAACAGCTAATACTTGCAGCTCCTGACGTGGACGCGGGTATCTTTCGGCAATTGGCCTTGCAACTGCCGGCGCTATCGAATCGCGTAACGTTGTACGCGTCATCAACAGATAAAGCGCTGGCATTGTCTAAACGGATTCACGAGTATGCCCGGGCCGGGGAAGCCGGCGAAAATATTCTTGTACTAAAGGGATTGGACACAATAGACGCGTCCACAGTGGACACCGACTTCCTCGGCCACAGCACGTTTGCGCAAGAACGGACTCTGCTCACGGACATCTTCAACCTGATCACCCACGGACACGAGCCAGCAAGCCGCTTCGGACTGACTCGGAAGCCCCACAATGGCGGTTACTACTGGTCCTTCCGGAGTTAATTGCGATCACAAACGGCAACGGTCGGTATCGTGTGTTCCATTTTCCTTGCGATACGCCATGGGTGGGGTATAGCTCTGCCGAAAGCTGTTGCCCATGAACCGTAACGGCTGAATTGCCTCCGTGGTTGGTGGC
The genomic region above belongs to Acidobacteriaceae bacterium and contains:
- a CDS encoding alpha/beta hydrolase — protein: MLAPTKKSDVQIHHVRSDFAPEPKLRRSETHQPIARTAPPEADEPPLELDETIIPVFFGTDRQATETRQGDLKFSGERSKRGEVTLGICSVSIPPMHRLGKLERPAWWKFWTSARRGEHVVLLSTTSLGAATFFKELKKAVHQPKSAFVFIHGYNVAFDTAAMRTAQLALDLQFPGAPIMFSWPSKGGVANYPSDEGSNEWARPHLKQFLNQLRNRADADQIHLIAHSMGSRALLSVLQELSGGPKFEQLILAAPDVDAGIFRQLALQLPALSNRVTLYASSTDKALALSKRIHEYARAGEAGENILVLKGLDTIDASTVDTDFLGHSTFAQERTLLTDIFNLITHGHEPASRFGLTRKPHNGGYYWSFRS